Below is a genomic region from Miscanthus floridulus cultivar M001 chromosome 1, ASM1932011v1, whole genome shotgun sequence.
ggtactttgataaccgtattttgatacgagtttcacccctcttaatagtacggctatcgatcctaaatgtgatcacactctctaagtgtctcgatcactaaaacaaaatggctcctaccacttatacttttgccttgagtcttttgtttttctctttcttcttttcaagtccaagcacttgatcatcaccatggcatcaccatcatcatgatatgatcttcatttgtctcatcacttggaatgtgccacctatctcataatcactttgataaactaggttaacacttagggtttcatcaattcaccaaaaccaaactagagctttcacttctGTGTCATGTGCAATCGTGGTAAAGAGGAGACCATTGATCACTTATTCTTCGACTGCCCCTTCGCGAAGAAATGTTGGGCAATAATCCATTTTGACTGGAATGACACACTGCAACTTTCGGATAGATTGGTACAGGCGGGACAGGTTCACAATGTTCCTTTCTTCACGGAGGCAGCCCTAATAGCAGCATGGGAGTTGTGGAAGATGCGCAATGACAAGGTTTTTCAGAGGCGTGATCCAACTCCATCGGCCTGGTTGGCAAACTTTAAAAATCAATGTTTCTTGCAGTCTGTTCGTTTCAAGGATGACCTGCGGTCATCCTTTTGTGTTTGGCGGGATGCTTTTAGTTAATCCCTATCTTTTAGTAAATACAAAATCTATCACTGTGGGACCTCCCCAGTCTTTTgcggtaaaaaaaaaaaacaaaagcacGGGACGGCCCATTGGGTCCAGCAGTGGCCGGATCCGCGACATGCAATACAGGGCCTTTGGCAGCTCAGTTCCCGTGATGATGTGGTGTGTACAAAGTACAAACAAACCCTGACGCTAGCCAACCGGCGGCCACCAGCAATGCCCGGGCCCGAAGCTCAGCAAGGAGAAGCATCGGCATCCAAGCTGGCTTAGCTGATGACCTGACTGATTCAGACAGCTCATCATCATCAGGAACAACAAGATCGGAAGACAAAAACCTCTTTTTTTTCCCCGATTGACGGCGTTTAATTTCACTAAACATCAGGGGCGAAAAACATAGATATTGGATCACGTGCCTGCGTGCGTGCAGCGTCGCGCGTCGGCAGGGCAGCGCACGGGTCCGCCAGACACCGACGACCGGGGCACACACGAGACACGACATGAGGAGGTCCATCTTTCGAACGGGAGTCCCTGTCGCAAACTTGCAGCACGCCGCAAGTGAGCCGCGCCAGTcagctctctctctttttttttttttttgaacctcAGGCAGTTCTCGGCGGTGAGTTGATCGAACCGATGGCATCGGGGGGCGAACTGGCCAAGGCCGCCGAGCGCCGAGTCGCCCAGCCAGTCCAACGAAGCGACGGCCGAAAGGCACGTTTTTGCCCGGCCCTCCCCCCGCTTTCGTGGGACGTCGCTTTTGTTTCCCCCACCGGCCGAAAGAAGCGAGGGAAGGCACCGCCCAGCCCCAGCGCCCACCGAGGCTGCCGCTGTCCTCAAGCCGAGTTCGCTCAGAGCGGGGCCGCACGACAGGCACGCCGAGCTGGCCAAGCCACCCGCCGCTTGTGCTTCCAcgccttctttctttttttcttttctttcctgatgATGATGAAGGTACCGAAAAGATATACTACGAGTTGATAGTTCTGCCAGTTGGAAACAGGCGACCTATGTTTCCTGGAAAGGGTTTACCCTATTGTACGTGAGAGAGTTAGTTATTAGCAGTGCAGGCAAGTTGTATATGTATTTTGGGTTTTTGGGTCATAAAGGTGGAATTTCCCAGTTTCATTTCTCACGCCTATTTGTGGCACTTCACCGATCACATTTCCTGCCATCTCCAAGTCAGCATGTCTCTTCGAGTACAAGCAAGTTGGGTGACAATAACCGCGCATCCTATCCTAATTAACCAATATACGCTCAGGCTATTTACGCCGCAAACATGAAAGTGAGCGTCCAAAAATTAAAAGATTTTTTTCTACAGACATGCATTTTGAAGAACACGCAGAATGTCATTTTGCGCTGGATTGCACGTGCTGGGTGTTCGCTCTTCGCTCAGGGGGCGGCGCTCGATCGAGTGGGCGTAGCGATTCCGATCCGGGCTCTTttcttttgtgtgtgtgtgtgtgtcctgAATTTTTTATTAATGGCTTGTAGTTGTAGGCCAAATCAGAAATATCGTTTTACAAAGATATGCATACGGGATTTACAAAGCACAGAATCGCTAAATTTCAGATCAAATGCTATTAAATCTTCAAATAGTCTGCACCAATAGTCGTCTCTCTCTTTTTTCCCTGCTCCCTCCCTCTAGCTAGCAAAAGGGAGAGGCGAACCAGCTCAGAGCCGGCAACCGCCACCCTGTGCACCAGCTTGTATATTCCTTCTCCCCTACGCTTTCCGtggttccattccattccatcaggcCGCGGGCCGCCCCCGCGCCTCCCCTTTCCACCTGTTCGCGTGCGCATTCGCGCAGCCAGCCAGCCACCGGCACATCGATCGATCGatatcctcctctctctctctccttctctctcttgcTAGCTCGCAGTTCCGATCGACTGATCGAGCCCCTATGCGCGGTTAGTTCCTGCCGGTGTACAgccaacgacgacgacgagctgATCGATCCAAGTCAGCCGGCGGATCGGCCACCAGATGGTCAGTTTGTTCTTCGTCTCCCCACCTTGCTTTGCTGGCTATAGCTAGACAGCGAGTTGATCTGTCTGGTGCTTTATGGAGTAGTAATCCGTACGTTCCTCGATCGTCGCCTGATGATCGATCATGCAGGGGACTCCGGTGAACATCATCGTCGGCTCGCACGTGTGGCTGGAGGACCCCAGCGAGGCCTGGGTCGACGGCGTCGTCACCGAGATCAAAGGCGGCGACGCCACCATCGCCACCACCGATGGCAAAACGGTGCGTTGTACTCCGCGCGCCACCTTGATTATTATTCGTCTCTCTCTCGGTTAATCCTTCTTCAGTCGTCGTCTatcctgctggctgctgccggGGTATAGTATATATTTCGACTTTCGAGTCGACTACTGCTCTGCATGTATATGTAAGAGAAATAATTGGAGCCGCAACCGCAACCCGCAACTAACTGGCCGTCCGTTTCAGGTCGTGGCGAGCCTTGGCAGCATATACCCCAAGGACACGGAGGCGCCGCCGTCAGGAGTGGACGACATGACCAAGCTGGCGTACCTCCACGAGCCGGGCGTCCTGCACAACCTCTCCTGCCGATACGGCCTTAACGAGATATACGTGAGTAATTTAATTTTGCCATCCGGGATGGGGATCCTTAGCTTCGTGCTTCCTCCGTCCCAATATAAACATCGTTATCGTCTTCCGAGAAGTTAAATGTTTTTAATTTTAACTAAATACAtgtaaaaaaataatatttataaaattataatacataattagtatcattagatagatcgttgaatctattttcataataaacttatttaaagatacaaatgctgctaatatttttctataaatctagttaaatttaaaaGAGTTTCACCAACATGATTACATGGCGACACTTGTTTTAGGAACGGAGGTACTACCTCCGTCCCCAGAAGAATGCAATTCTGGAACAGTGTCGTGTTTTAgtatatcaagtttgaccaattatagataaaaaaaattataaatatttatagtatCAAATTAATACagttagattaattatgaaatatattttcataataaattgatttagaGCCATAATGGTGAATACTATTTACTAGTAGAAACTTAGTCAAATATAAATCACTTTTCGTGGAACCTAAAGTATTGTTTTAGGGACGGAGGTAGTAGTATGTACACTTGGTTTTGTCCTTGTCCCGAACTGCTCAAGGCTTCCATTCCGCTACAGCTAACAAACCGTACGCGTGTCGACCTGACAGACGTACACCGGGAACATCTTGATCGCGGTGAACCCTTTCCAGCGGCTGCCTCACCTGTACGACGTGCACATGATGGAGCAGTACAAGGGCGCCAGCTTTGGGGAGCTCAGCCCGCATCTCTTCGCGATCGCAGACGCCTGCTACAGGTCTGCGTGTTCTGGTCCATAATCTCTGTAGATACGATACGGTTCATCGGCTGAAGGCTAGCTGATCGGCGTTCTTCCTTGTGTCAATAATGCAAAAATTTCAGGGCGTTGATCAATGATCAGGAGAGTCAGGCAATCCTGGTGAGTGGCGAGAGTGGTGCCGGCAAGACGGAGACGACCAAGATGCTCATGAGGTATCTCGCATTCATGGGAGGAAGGTCCGGTACCGAGGGACGGACGGTTGAGCAGCAGGTTCTAGAGGTAGGAAAAGCTTGCCATTTCCTCCTTTTtttttctccctctctccttttttATCAGAGCGTCCGCACTAACTTCTTTATTTTTGTACTATGCTCATATAGTCTAACCCAGTACTTGAAGCATTTGGTAACGCAAAGACAGTGAAGAACAATAACTCAAGGTGGACTCTTGGATCAGTAATAACTGCAATTGCACTTTAACAAAATATTGTTTGGTTCTTCTTTTACCATATGCTTAAACATGTCTGCCATTTCAGTCGATTCGGTAAGTTTGTTGAAATCCAGTTCGACAAGTATGGGAAGATATCAGGGGCTGCTGTTCGCACATACCTCCTTGAACGATCACGAGTATGTCAGGTCTCTGATCCTGAGAGGAACTACCATTGCTTTTACATGCTTTGTTCTGCACCCCCTGAGGTAACTCCCAAGCATAGCGCCAGAGCCTAAGTACAATTTCTGGTTTCTGTGTCACTGTGTGGTTACAACCGAAGACCAACTTCTTCATAATGGCCAACTGATTTCAGGATGTAAAAAGGTTTAAGGTGGGAGACCCAAGATCATTCCATTACTTGAACCAAACAAACTGCTATGAAGTGGCCAATGTGGATGATGCAAGAGAGTACATAGAAACTAGAAATGCTATGGATATTGTTGGCATTGATCAAGAGGAACAGGTACATCATATATTAGAAGAAGATTTGAAATGAAATAGCAAATAGACTGCTGAGCCAAGAACTAATTCATCTTCTTTTTTTCACTGCTCAAGGATGCAATCTTCAGAGTAGTAGCGGCAATCCTTCACCTAGGAAACATTAACTTCTCCAAAGGGCAGGAAATTGACTCATCCAAGTTGAGAGATGATAAATCAGTCTATCACCTGAAAACAGTTGCAGAACTGCTAATGTAAGTCATTCAAAAGCTATTTTGGTTATCTGAATCTTTCTGGTATGCTAAAGCATAAACTTATCTTCAGGTGTGATGAGAAGGCCCTTGAAGACTCCCTTTGCCAGCGTGTTATTGTGACACCTGATGGAAATATCACGAAACCCCTTGATCCAGATTCTGCAGCATTAAGTCGTGATGCCTTAGCAAAGACAGTGTATTCACGACTGTTTGACTGGTAAGAATGATGAtatcatgttcatgaatgcaTAAAAAAAGGGAAAATTTCAAGTGCTACTACTGTTGGCTGTAAATATGGATACAAGCTTACTTTTATTTGGGTCATTAGATCGACCCAAAACACATAAATAAAATGAATAAGTCCAGATTTCAAAGCAAGGAAAAGGGAAGAGAAATGAAGTAATGCAGTAAACCAGAACTACCTACTTCATACCCACTTGCACCCCTACCTGTCAGTATATGTAAAGACCACGAGCTGGATGTTTTAGTTACCAATTCAGACTTAGCAACACTAGTAATGGAATCCATCTAAACAATGAGGGGATTTTCTTATTTTGTTTGACAGGATTGTAGACAAGATCAATAACTCAATTGGCCAGGATCCAGATGCGACCAATATAATAGGTGTGCTTGATATCTATGGATTTGAGAGCTTCAAGATTAACAGGTTTGATGTTAGTAGTTTGGTACTGTCTGGTACTGCAAGTATATAGCTATGCATTTTTTTAGTTTTATTATACCTTTTTTTAGTACCTACTGAAAAGCTGATTCAGGATTTAAATTCTGCTCATCTCACAGTTTCGAGCAACTATGCATCAATTTTACAAACGAGAAGTTGCAGCAGCACTTCAATCAGGTTGGACAAGATTAGTAGATACTAAGAGAACAATTAATTAATACTCAATTACTATGGAAACATCTAAAACATCAAACACATGAGTTCCTTTTGCAGCATGTATTTAAgatggagcaagaagaatacaccaGGGAGGAAATAGACTGGAGCTATGTTGAATTTGTAGACAATCAGGATGTGCTGGACCTGATTGAAAAGGTAATTTCTGGGACCATATTGGAAGTGGTATATGGACTACACATACAGAAGAATAATCAAGTATCAGTTGATCAATAACACTTCAACATTGCATGCAGAAACCTGGAGGAATAATTGCACTCCTGGATGAGGCATGGTATGACTTGTGGTACTTTGAGAGAttcatttataaaaaaaaatggaGAAGAGCTTTGATAAACATGTAGCTTTATGTGCAAACTGACACAAATTTGAAAACATACTTCAGTATATTTTGTTGTTACTAAATATTAACATAGCATAGTTTTCCCTAGCAAAGAACATTCCATAGCATGCAATTTGAAGGAAaatataagcatggcatgtctttCATGCAGCATGTTTCCGAAGTCTACACATGAAACATTTGCTCAAAAGATGTACCAAACATATAAGGCACATAAGCGCTTCAGCAAGCCCAAACTTGCTCGGACAGCCTTTACAATCAACCACTACGCAGGAGATGTAAGCAACTATTCAGTTACTATATGAAATTGAAATCAACCAGCAACAGATTTTTAACAAGCAGTTCAACAAAACAGGTGACATATCAAGCGGATCAGTTCCTTGACAAGAACAAAGACTATGTGGTAGCTGAACACCAAGCTCTACTAAATTCTTCAAGGTGCCCTTTTGTTGCAAACCTCTTTCCTCCATTACCTGAGGAAACTTCTAAACAGTCCAAATTCTCTTCAATCGGTACTCGCTTTAAGGTGTGTCATATTGAGCTAGATCTCTATGTTTGACTTTTGAATGGTCAGTAACCCTAATCCATATATATGCAGCAACAACTGCAATCCCTCATGGAAACACTGAATACAACAGAACCTCACTACATCAGATGTGTCAAGCCTAATGCTGTACTGAAACCCGGCATTTTTGAGAACTACAATGTCTTGAATCAGTTGAGATGTGGGGTATGTATGTGAAATTTGTTTTACTATGCTACTCTAACAACTGCAATTTGCACTAGTTTACTGAATCTTTATCTCAATCAGTTTGGCATTTGCACATGGTCGTGGTACAGGGTGTCCTGGAAGCAATTCGGATTAGCTGTGCTGGTTATCCAACGAAGAGGACATTCGATGAGTTCATTGATCGGTTTGGAATGCTTGCACCGGAGCTTGTCGACAGGTATAATGCTCTAGCTGTTGAATTTAAGTAGACAATGTAAATCGATTTGGAACTCTTAAGTGAGATATGTATACTAGTTacactgatttttttttaaagaagATTAAAGTGGGCTTAATGCATTTGCAGTGATGAGAAGGCCGCCTGTGCAGCGATATGTGATAGAATGGGTTTGAAAGGATATCAGGTAGCCTATGATGGGTGGATATGGGAAATAAAACAATCTTATACAAAACTTTCTTTTTTTCAAGACATAACTTTTTTTCAAGACCTCAAATCagacttttttttatatatatcagATAGGGAAAACTAAGGTATTCCTAAGAGCTGGTCAGATGGCAGAGCTGGATGCTCGAAGAGCAGAAATTTTGGCCAATGCCGTGCGACTAATCCAGAGGCGTATAAAGACACATCTTATGCGAAAGGAATTCATTAACTTACGAAAAGCCTCAGTTCAATCTCAGAAGTTCTGGAGAGGTATTTCTTCACCGCTTTGAGCACTTTGTGCCCTCAATGTCAGTTGTCAGCAAAACTGGCCTTACCTGAAACTGACATACAATTTAATCAAAATCCTGCAGCACGACTAGCTAAAAAGCTTTTTGAGTATATGAGGAGAGACGCTGCTTCAATTAGGATACAAAAGCACGTGCGCACCCATTCTGCCAGAAAAGCGTACGTGCAAGTATATGAATCAGCTATAGTAATACAGACAGGATTACGAGCAATGGCAGCTCGCAATGAACACAGGTTCCGAAGAGAGACCAAGGCATCCATAATTATCCAGGTTTGCACTATTATGCCTATCATGGTTTGCAAATAGTTTTTATAGGAAAACCATAATTAACAGTTCCTTGAATCACAGACTCGATGGCGCCAACACAGAGCTTATGTTGCTTACAAGCAGCAAAAGAGAGCTGCTTTGATTCTTCAGTGCTTGTGGAGGGCACGCATTGCAAGAAAGGAACTTCGGAAACTGAGAATGGTCTGTACAATTACACATCTTCAATACAAGCACATCATTCATTGTTAATGCTCATAAAGTAAGCATAACCATGTAAACAGGAAGCAAGAGAGACCGGCGCACTCAAAGAAGCAAAAGACAAGCTAGAAAAGAGAGTAGAAGAACTCACATGGCGGTTAGACGTCGAGAAGCGTTTGAGGGTAATTCACTTGGATCAATATAGTAGTTTCTGTAGTGTTTAGTATGTTACTTGGTCCAAAATGAGTTTATCTACTATGTCTTGCCGGCAGGCTGACCTTGAAGAAGCCAAGGGCCATGAAATTGAAAAGCTACAATCTGCACTACAAAAATTGCAAGAAAATCTCGAGGAAGCCCATGCAGCAGTAGTAAAGGAGAAAGAAGCTGCGAAGTTAGCGATTGAACAGGCACCACCAAAGATAGTAGAAGTGCCAGTTGTCGACAATGCAAAACTTGAGGAGTTGACAACTCAAAATAAAGAACTTGAGGTAATCCCCATTAAGTTCTGCATTTTTATTCAGATATAAGATTCATAATTTAATTCTTTAGAAAAGTTCTCACATACACATTTGGATCCAGGATGAACTAAGTACGTTTAAACAGAAGGCTGAGGATCTTCAAAATAAGCTTCTTGAGTTGCAAAAACAGTCTGATGAACTGTCACAGGAGACACAAGAACAAGCATCCAAAGTTGCTCAACTTCAAGAGCTGATCGAAAGGTACTAAGAAATTTTCTTCTTTGTAAAACTAAATCGTTTATATTACAAACGCTGCCCACATACTACCTCCACAATGTGGTGCAGGCTTGAAGCAAGTTTATCCAATATGGAATCTGAAAACCAGGTTCTACGACAACAATCACTGGTTGTTACATCAGCTGATGAGGATAAATCAAAACAGATAGAGAGGTACATTCTACAATATGCATACTTCACGTTCACATTTTTTTCCTTTCTAGGCTGTACTCATGTCCTATGACCTATGAGAAAGCCTCACAAACTAAAAAAATGATATGTTTAGATTGGAAAGCAAGATTGCCACCTTGGAGTCAGAGATCGAGTTTCTCCGCAGTAATTCTGCACTAGCTGTTCAGGCAGTGGTCGCTCCTGAAATTAATCAGACAACAGTAATCGAGGTAAATTTCCTTGAAGAGAACTTTGCAAAAACACTACTTGGGAGCATTAACTATTTGATAAGTAAAAACATTTGCATTAAATTCTGTCTAAAACCTCACTCATATTCAGGAACTTGACAAGGGACACCAGCTTGAAGAAGTTAAAACAGTCAATGTATGTGCTATAAGTTTTACCTGGCAAACATTTATATAAGATACTGCAAAATCTCATCCATATATCACATTAATGTGGACATATGCTACGATGCAGGAGCAGGTGGTTGTGCCTCCTGTAAAGAATCTAAGCAAACAAAAATCATTGACGGATCGACAGCAAGTATGGTCCCTGCTTTATTTTTTTTAGCATTAATGTGAAAAAACAAGTTCCGTGAATAAAAAACACAGACAATGAAGCATACTGAAGATTGATTTCTCACCATTTGTTCTTCCTTCATCCTTCCACAGGAAAACCACGATGCCCTGATTAAAAGTCTGATAGAAGACAGGAGATTTGACGACAAAAAATCCGCTGCAGCATGCATTGTCTACAAATCACTCCTACACTGGCATTCATTTGAAGCAGAGAAGACTAACATATTTGATCGTATCATCCAAACAATTAGGTCATCAGTTGAGGTTGCTATTCACATTGTATACCACTTAACTTTTTCATTGAAGTAAGACAATGTTGGCAAGCAAGTACTTGAGAAACTCATCACCTGAGTACATTAATTTACAGGGAGCAGAAAGTTCTGGAGAGCTTGCATATTGGCTGTCGACAACATCAACTCTCCTCTACTTATTACAAAACACTCTCAAAGCTAGCAGTTCATCAAGTAAAGGAACAAATCGCAACCGGCCCACAACAGGCAGTCTGTTCAGTAGAATGGTGCAGGTAAGTTCTCCATCCAGACTTTCTTTTAGAATGAGTTAAGGTTCTTATCTGAGGTTGCAACGTCAAGTTTGACCTCGTGGTCCACCATACAGGCCAAGGCCACTGGTAGACTAGTAGAGCACAATGCCATAGTGGTTGAGGCCATAGTTCAAGCTTCCCATTGAAATTCAAAGATAGAATGTGTTTTGTACTATGTATTTTTTTTCTCGTCAAGATTTCGCTAGTCAACTTTCATTTAGTACAGAGGACTGATGTTCACATGGTAAACATGAGCTTACACCCCATAACTTTCATTTCAGAGTGCTCGGACATCATCAGGATTAGGCATACCTAGTGGATACAGTGGAATGGTGGGAAGGCCTGACACTGCATCAATGGTAGAGGCAAAATATCCAGCACTTCGGTTCAAGCAACAGTTGACAGCATATGTCGAGAAGATATATGGGATAATCAGAGATAACCTGAAGAAGGAAATCAGTCCATTCTTGACTATGTGCATACAGGTACAGCAACTAAGCCATTTCCATTACCAGGATATGAGGAAATAGAATTTTCTAACAATTGTCGATTTTCATAGGCTCCAAGAGCTAACCGTGTGAGACCATCTCGGGGATCACTAAAAAGCATACACTCTAATGCGCTAGCTAGGCAAGCATCAAGTCTACATTGGCAAAACATTGTTAAGTGCCTGGATCATACACTGGAAACAATGAAAAATAACTATGTGAGTCTATCTTAATATTTTTCAGCTGTCTTACAATTAGGGAACTGCACAAATGCATTGCTGAATATAATTTCAATTTTGTAGGTGCCTCCGGTGATAATAAGGAAAACATTGAGCCAAGTATTTGCATATTTGAATGTGCAACTCTTCAACAGGTATTGCTATATATCATTCCAAGTCTTAGCACATCTTGACTGCACAAGTTCATATGGGTCACCAAAATATCCTTGGTAAATGCTTTACATGGTTGATTCTGTACTGTATCAAATTTCTACCCTTTTTGTTTAGTTTGCTACTTCGTCGGGAATGCTGCTCTTTTAGCAATGGGGAGTTCTTAAAGGCTGGTTTACAAGACCTGGAGCAGTGGTGCTCTAGAACAACTGAAGAGGTGAATATTTTTCCTCTTTTTTTGGTAATTTTAACAAGACAGAAATTATAATCAGCAAGAGAGTGCTAATTAAATTGAAATATTGTCCATAATGCAGTATGTAGGGACATCCTGGGATGAATTGCAACACATTAGGCAGGCAGTCGGGTTCCTGGTACGCCTGAAAACATGCAGTTATTTCAACGGTTATACTAGTTTGATCTGTCTACTTATTAAATGAATTCATATTACAGGTTTTGCATCAGAAGTCACACAAAACCCTGGAGGAAATCACAAATGAGCTTTGCCCTGTAAGCTATAAAGAAAGCATCTTATAAGTGCTTAGATTTTCTTCAAGCTAGCAAGTACGAAATGTTGTGTTTTCACAGGTTTTGAGCATAACTCAAATATATCGCATAGCAACGATGTTCTGGGACGACAAGTATGGTGCACAACGTCTATCTCAAGAGGTAAGTGCATGCCTGCTAACTTCACATGATTAAACATATACGCAATTCCAAGTACATTCAGCTTACTGAATGCGTGATCTATGCGTTGCTAAAGAGAACATCTTAACAAGAGTCAACTTTATTTCAGGTCATTGGAAAGATGAGAACGATGACAACAGATGACTCAATAACTACTCCAAATAGTTCTTTCTTGCTAGATGACGACTCAAGGTATGATCAGTAGTTCAGTACTAAGATGTGAACATGCATGCAGTAGATAACACAACTGAATCTGCAACCGTTATGACTCATCTAACGCCCAAATGAATGAAAATGCAGCATACCAATATCATTGGATGATATAGCTCGACTGATGGGTGACATTGATCCATCCGATGTGGAACCGCCCCCACTACTAAGGCAGAATTCTCAGTTTCACTTTCTTCTGCAGCAGCACACAGACTGACTGATATTTACAGATATAAAGAGTAAAACGGTACAGTTACTTGTGAAGTTACAGAGAACTGAAGATTTTTTATAGGAGCGCACAGATTGAGTTGTGGTTTTTTTCTTCCATTTTTTTATAACTTTGGGTGGGAAAATGCCTACAAAGAAAGGGAAATATAGGATATACCCTGATATCATTCTTTCGATTGTTTTGATTGACTGAAACAGAGAAAATTGTAATTATTTGAAGATGTATATAGATGATAGTATATATATTTGTACCCAACCACATTCAACGCAAAACAGATTCCTGATCTTCTGGTTAAGCTAATCATCAATACACCCACTAGGCCACTACCACGGTTGAATACATATTTATCCTAACGAACTAACCAACCATCCAACCTATGAACCTACTGCATTGGCTTCAGCCCTCCCTTTAATCTGTGGCTGCAATCCTGCATCTAAGCAGGATCCGGAATATACGAAAATATAGAAGCGATTAGACCTTCATATCGCAGAATCGTTAATTTCCCGCGAGAACGAACTCTGCAGAATACACATGGCATTATCATCACTAGCCCAACGCCCCCAAACGATTCAGGTCTCGTCTCTTAACCGTTTCCTACTGTGACAGCACGGAGTCGGATTTGCTGTAGGTGCTCCCAATCCCAACCATGGAATGgaatcccctcccctcccttcccaccTGCCTTTTCCCTCTCTCGTCTCCGGTGATTGATTGGACTCAGTCACTCAGATGCGGCGTGCTAGGCCGCTGGGCGTCTGCGTCGGGGGGAAACAGAGCGTCACTCGGGCCCGCCCGGGCGGGACTTGGAGCAACGGCGCGCGTGGTTCTCCTTTCTCTCTCGAGAATCGGTCGTGGAGTTGAGATGCAGACAAGAACCGCCGCCGTCCAGCGAGGAATAGTCGAATAGTACTGTACTCGTCTAGCCCATTgtggacccccccccccccccccccccctgagtTCTGGCTGTCCGTTTCTTCAGATGATCAGATCCTTATTACCTGGAAATCTGGAATGAACTCTTGCGACTTTTTTTCTGCTTCATGGACTGGATTGATGGGCAACGGCGGTGCATGCATCACTGCTGCCCCCGTTCCGAGCAGGGGGTGAGTCTTCTCTAATGGCTCCACAGGCAAAAAAAAGAGAGACAAAAATCCATAGCATTAACATGGACTATTGGGAGACTTTTGCCTAGATTGCCTGCAACAAGGAATGCATCACGCTAGCTAACATGCCAAGCAATTTCAGCCTGTCAGGCAGACAGGACACATGTGAATCACACGTTAAGCCATCGCGCATAGTCCATTTTGTTTTGTCTTAATGCATTTAAGAAAAAAACATGTTTAACCTAGACAGGAAGGTATTTTATATTATTTACCCGGAGAAAG
It encodes:
- the LOC136461109 gene encoding myosin-12-like isoform X1, encoding MQGTPVNIIVGSHVWLEDPSEAWVDGVVTEIKGGDATIATTDGKTVVASLGSIYPKDTEAPPSGVDDMTKLAYLHEPGVLHNLSCRYGLNEIYTYTGNILIAVNPFQRLPHLYDVHMMEQYKGASFGELSPHLFAIADACYRALINDQESQAILVSGESGAGKTETTKMLMRYLAFMGGRSGTEGRTVEQQVLESNPVLEAFGNAKTVKNNNSSRFGKFVEIQFDKYGKISGAAVRTYLLERSRVCQVSDPERNYHCFYMLCSAPPEDVKRFKVGDPRSFHYLNQTNCYEVANVDDAREYIETRNAMDIVGIDQEEQDAIFRVVAAILHLGNINFSKGQEIDSSKLRDDKSVYHLKTVAELLMCDEKALEDSLCQRVIVTPDGNITKPLDPDSAALSRDALAKTVYSRLFDWIVDKINNSIGQDPDATNIIGVLDIYGFESFKINSFEQLCINFTNEKLQQHFNQHVFKMEQEEYTREEIDWSYVEFVDNQDVLDLIEKKPGGIIALLDEACMFPKSTHETFAQKMYQTYKAHKRFSKPKLARTAFTINHYAGDVTYQADQFLDKNKDYVVAEHQALLNSSRCPFVANLFPPLPEETSKQSKFSSIGTRFKQQLQSLMETLNTTEPHYIRCVKPNAVLKPGIFENYNVLNQLRCGGVLEAIRISCAGYPTKRTFDEFIDRFGMLAPELVDSDEKAACAAICDRMGLKGYQIGKTKVFLRAGQMAELDARRAEILANAVRLIQRRIKTHLMRKEFINLRKASVQSQKFWRARLAKKLFEYMRRDAASIRIQKHVRTHSARKAYVQVYESAIVIQTGLRAMAARNEHRFRRETKASIIIQTRWRQHRAYVAYKQQKRAALILQCLWRARIARKELRKLRMEARETGALKEAKDKLEKRVEELTWRLDVEKRLRADLEEAKGHEIEKLQSALQKLQENLEEAHAAVVKEKEAAKLAIEQAPPKIVEVPVVDNAKLEELTTQNKELEDELSTFKQKAEDLQNKLLELQKQSDELSQETQEQASKVAQLQELIERLEASLSNMESENQVLRQQSLVVTSADEDKSKQIERLESKIATLESEIEFLRSNSALAVQAVVAPEINQTTVIEELDKGHQLEEVKTVNEQVVVPPVKNLSKQKSLTDRQQENHDALIKSLIEDRRFDDKKSAAACIVYKSLLHWHSFEAEKTNIFDRIIQTIRSSVEVAIHIGAESSGELAYWLSTTSTLLYLLQNTLKASSSSSKGTNRNRPTTGSLFSRMVQSARTSSGLGIPSGYSGMVGRPDTASMVEAKYPALRFKQQLTAYVEKIYGIIRDNLKKEISPFLTMCIQAPRANRVRPSRGSLKSIHSNALARQASSLHWQNIVKCLDHTLETMKNNYVPPVIIRKTLSQVFAYLNVQLFNSLLLRRECCSFSNGEFLKAGLQDLEQWCSRTTEEYVGTSWDELQHIRQAVGFLVLHQKSHKTLEEITNELCPVLSITQIYRIATMFWDDKYGAQRLSQEVIGKMRTMTTDDSITTPNSSFLLDDDSSIPISLDDIARLMGDIDPSDVEPPPLLRQNSQFHFLLQQHTD